Proteins found in one Prosthecochloris aestuarii DSM 271 genomic segment:
- the relB gene encoding type II toxin-antitoxin system RelB family antitoxin produces MKKQINIRLPEEVDERLQMLAETTGRTKTFYAEQAILKFIGEMESYYQAETDHISYTSTRSKETGRHSGEQTA; encoded by the coding sequence ATGAAAAAACAGATCAACATAAGGCTTCCTGAAGAAGTCGATGAGCGACTGCAGATGCTCGCTGAAACAACAGGTCGAACCAAAACCTTCTACGCCGAACAGGCCATTCTGAAATTCATTGGCGAAATGGAGTCCTACTACCAGGCGGAGACAGACCATATCAGCTATACATCAACCCGCTCAAAAGAAACAGGGAGACATAGTGGCGAACAGACAGCTTGA
- a CDS encoding replication protein RepA — protein MANRQLERIFQEAMEIEAESAKEAGTISYMARSMVMATLPHRAVKGSEFVRKNGAYTLSLLSPSNVGLPYGSLPRLLISWVTTEAVRTKERELILGDTLSEFMRELDIVPTGGRWGSITRLKNQMKRLFASSVRATFDDGDSFAVGSVNIVDAANLWWDPKDPKQTTMWKSSLLLGEKFFREIIDSPVPIDMRALKALRQSPMALDIYTFLTYRMSYLSKPTVIPWESLQAQMGAEFSPTSEGARNFKKKFLMHLKRVKLIYNELDVNDQKAGLLLKPSRTHVLKLK, from the coding sequence GTGGCGAACAGACAGCTTGAACGCATCTTCCAGGAGGCGATGGAAATAGAAGCCGAATCGGCCAAGGAGGCTGGAACGATAAGCTATATGGCCAGGTCCATGGTCATGGCCACGCTTCCGCACCGGGCGGTGAAAGGATCTGAATTTGTAAGGAAGAACGGCGCCTATACACTGTCACTGCTCTCACCTTCCAATGTCGGCTTACCTTACGGATCCCTGCCCAGGCTGCTTATATCATGGGTAACCACAGAAGCAGTTCGAACAAAAGAACGCGAACTCATACTGGGAGACACACTCAGCGAGTTCATGAGGGAGCTGGACATCGTACCCACTGGTGGGCGATGGGGAAGCATCACCCGCCTTAAGAACCAGATGAAACGGCTTTTTGCATCATCCGTACGGGCAACATTTGATGATGGGGACAGTTTTGCGGTAGGATCCGTCAATATTGTCGATGCGGCAAACCTGTGGTGGGATCCAAAAGACCCAAAACAGACGACGATGTGGAAATCGTCCCTGCTTCTGGGCGAAAAGTTTTTCAGGGAGATTATCGACAGCCCTGTTCCAATTGACATGAGAGCGCTCAAGGCCCTCCGCCAGTCCCCCATGGCGCTGGATATCTATACGTTTTTAACCTACAGGATGAGTTACCTCAGCAAGCCGACAGTAATCCCATGGGAAAGCCTGCAGGCACAGATGGGGGCAGAATTTTCGCCAACAAGTGAAGGGGCAAGGAATTTCAAGAAGAAATTTCTCATGCACCTGAAGCGTGTCAAGCTCATCTACAATGAACTTGATGTCAATGACCAGAAAGCTGGACTTCTTCTGAAACCTAGCAGAACACATGTACTGAAACTCAAATAA
- a CDS encoding DNA-binding protein, whose amino-acid sequence MRPAEYTPEEIIKAGKELQASGRNITGFALRKQVGGGYPARLKQVWDEYVSSQDEQQNESVAELPVEVAETVADMTKQLTERIHSFAVELNDKAVRVADRRVADVTRRAEEQRQQADRELADASETVEELEARLEKAVRDAEEQGSALTELKNAYQKQAVELAQAKERLEAAGQKAKDAEKELQEQKVVVKEAVSARDAAREEAARLSGQVETLQAQVREMMVAFGGQKSGRTDRNIT is encoded by the coding sequence ATGAGACCAGCAGAGTATACCCCCGAAGAGATCATCAAGGCAGGCAAGGAGCTACAGGCATCCGGACGCAATATCACTGGCTTTGCTCTTCGCAAGCAGGTGGGGGGTGGATACCCTGCGCGTCTGAAGCAGGTCTGGGATGAATATGTCAGCAGCCAGGATGAACAGCAGAATGAGTCGGTGGCGGAATTGCCGGTTGAGGTGGCCGAGACGGTTGCTGATATGACAAAACAGCTGACCGAGCGGATACACTCCTTTGCTGTCGAGCTGAATGACAAGGCGGTCAGGGTAGCTGATCGTCGTGTGGCCGACGTAACGCGCCGGGCGGAAGAGCAGCGACAGCAGGCAGACCGTGAACTGGCCGATGCATCCGAAACTGTTGAGGAGCTTGAGGCCAGACTTGAAAAGGCGGTCAGGGATGCAGAAGAGCAGGGGAGTGCTCTCACTGAGTTGAAGAATGCGTATCAGAAACAGGCAGTGGAACTTGCCCAGGCAAAGGAACGTCTGGAGGCGGCAGGACAGAAAGCGAAGGATGCCGAGAAAGAGCTTCAGGAGCAGAAAGTTGTTGTGAAAGAAGCAGTGTCAGCACGTGATGCCGCGCGTGAAGAAGCTGCCCGGCTGAGTGGCCAGGTCGAGACCCTGCAGGCCCAGGTCAGGGAGATGATGGTGGCGTTTGGCGGGCAGAAGTCAGGAAGGACTGATCGAAATATTACGTAA